The following proteins are encoded in a genomic region of Neomicrococcus aestuarii:
- a CDS encoding DUF3515 domain-containing protein, giving the protein MIVTRRRKLAAISLTLATSTLLAGCASAVSVDAADDANNPECAEFMVLLPQELAGFERRDTTSQATAAYGDPAAVIIRCGVASPPPSTDPCATVNGVDWLTQEGDPAWTLTTYGRSPAVEVLLDPDEVPSSSALVSLTTAASQLPQVSRCLSVDQDVTLP; this is encoded by the coding sequence ATGATAGTGACGCGCCGCCGAAAACTCGCAGCAATTTCTCTGACCTTGGCAACTTCCACGCTCTTGGCTGGGTGTGCAAGCGCCGTCAGCGTAGATGCGGCCGATGACGCCAACAATCCTGAGTGCGCAGAATTCATGGTTCTTTTGCCTCAAGAGTTGGCCGGCTTTGAGCGTCGCGACACCACGAGCCAGGCAACAGCCGCGTACGGTGATCCAGCAGCGGTCATTATTCGTTGCGGTGTGGCATCTCCCCCGCCGTCGACGGATCCGTGCGCCACCGTCAACGGCGTGGATTGGCTCACTCAAGAGGGCGACCCAGCGTGGACGCTCACCACGTATGGCCGCTCGCCTGCCGTGGAAGTGCTGTTGGATCCGGATGAGGTTCCCTCCAGTTCCGCCCTGGTTTCCCTGACGACGGCGGCTAGTCAGCTCCCACAGGTATCGCGCTGTCTCAGCGTGGATCAGGATGTAACACTGCCTTAG
- a CDS encoding D-alanine--D-alanine ligase family protein, with amino-acid sequence MTTASTRVLLLFGGRSSEHSVSCVTAAGVLRAIDRKRFDVIPVGITPDGEWTRVKSNPDEWSLRGTSLPVVPHSGESIRLSKVGEHFEVLSDQLDADHETVLSTTTLGTVDVVFPLLHGPYGEDGTLQGQLELLDIPYVGSGVAASAIGMDKHFMKVAFEAAGLEVGPYEVITNKQWLRSPEEAIARLESLEYPLFVKPSRAGSSVGITRVEDADCLREAIEEARRFDPKVVVEQGILGREIECGVLEGRGSDHARASLPGEIVVEAGAHTFYDFEAKYVDGSAAKLSCPAELPEDAIKSLQELAVVAFDAVDGEGLGRVDFFYTPDGRWVINEINTMPGFTPISMYPQMWDKTGLNYKDLITELIDLALGRKLGLR; translated from the coding sequence ATGACCACAGCGAGCACCCGCGTCCTTCTCTTGTTCGGCGGCCGCTCGTCTGAGCATTCGGTCAGTTGCGTGACGGCAGCCGGCGTTCTCAGGGCTATTGACCGGAAGCGATTTGACGTCATCCCCGTGGGAATTACTCCCGACGGCGAATGGACCCGAGTTAAGTCGAACCCGGACGAGTGGTCCTTGCGCGGCACTTCGCTTCCTGTGGTTCCACACAGCGGCGAAAGCATTCGTCTGTCCAAGGTGGGGGAGCACTTCGAGGTGCTCTCGGATCAGCTTGATGCGGATCATGAGACGGTTTTGAGTACGACGACGCTGGGTACCGTTGACGTCGTCTTCCCTCTGTTGCACGGTCCTTACGGAGAAGACGGAACGCTGCAGGGCCAGTTGGAATTGTTGGATATTCCGTACGTGGGTTCTGGTGTTGCGGCCAGCGCGATCGGCATGGATAAGCACTTCATGAAGGTTGCTTTCGAAGCTGCCGGCCTCGAGGTTGGTCCTTACGAAGTCATCACCAATAAGCAGTGGCTGCGTTCGCCCGAGGAAGCGATTGCGCGCCTTGAATCGCTCGAGTACCCGCTCTTCGTCAAGCCTTCACGTGCAGGCTCCTCCGTGGGTATCACCCGCGTTGAAGACGCTGACTGTCTCCGCGAAGCCATTGAAGAAGCTCGACGCTTTGATCCCAAGGTCGTTGTAGAACAGGGAATTCTGGGACGTGAAATTGAATGCGGTGTGCTCGAAGGCCGCGGGAGCGACCATGCCCGAGCATCCCTTCCAGGTGAAATCGTGGTGGAAGCCGGAGCACACACCTTCTACGATTTCGAAGCCAAGTACGTAGACGGATCCGCGGCGAAGCTCAGCTGTCCTGCCGAGCTTCCGGAAGATGCCATCAAGTCCCTCCAAGAACTCGCAGTCGTAGCATTCGATGCAGTGGACGGCGAAGGTCTTGGTCGAGTCGACTTCTTCTACACTCCAGACGGGCGCTGGGTGATCAACGAGATCAACACCATGCCCGGCTTCACACCTATCAGCATGTACCCGCAAATGTGGGACAAGACCGGCTTGAACTACAAGGACCTCATCACGGAACTGATTGATCTTGCCTTGGGCCGCAAGCTCGGCTTGCGCTAA
- a CDS encoding NAD(P)H-dependent glycerol-3-phosphate dehydrogenase, with product MEPSHRIAVLGAGSWGTTFAKLVADANAAAEVILWARRDEVVQEINELNTNSQYLGDIVLPSNISATSDIAEALVGTPLVVLAVPAQSLRAQLEAVKGHLEPDVSIISLMKGLERGTDLRMSQVISEVLELTMDQIAVLSGPNLAMEIARKEPTASVVACSNSERAAWIASSLVTDYFRPYTNNDVIGVEIGGIVKNVIALAVGICDGKGMGDNTKASVITRGLAETTRLAMALGGQQETLSGLAGLGDLVATCASPLSRNRTAGRLLGQGHAVQDLAQHMTQTAEGTKSAAAVLHLARENKVDMPITEAVVAVLDGTLTVDSMANKLLGRQLKSEGIPS from the coding sequence ATGGAGCCCTCGCACCGAATTGCGGTGCTGGGAGCTGGCAGCTGGGGAACTACATTCGCCAAGCTGGTAGCTGACGCTAACGCTGCTGCCGAGGTCATCCTCTGGGCACGTCGCGACGAAGTAGTCCAAGAGATTAATGAGCTCAACACCAACTCCCAGTATCTGGGTGACATTGTGCTTCCCTCAAATATCTCTGCCACCAGTGACATCGCTGAAGCCCTCGTGGGAACTCCGTTGGTGGTGCTGGCTGTTCCGGCTCAGTCATTGCGCGCGCAACTCGAGGCCGTCAAAGGACACCTTGAGCCGGACGTTTCCATCATTAGCCTCATGAAGGGCCTCGAGCGCGGCACGGACCTTCGGATGTCCCAAGTGATTTCTGAGGTCCTTGAGCTGACCATGGACCAGATTGCTGTGCTTTCTGGCCCCAACTTGGCCATGGAGATTGCACGGAAGGAACCCACCGCGTCGGTCGTGGCGTGTTCGAATTCGGAGCGCGCCGCGTGGATTGCGTCCTCGCTTGTCACGGACTACTTCCGTCCTTACACGAACAATGACGTCATTGGTGTGGAAATCGGCGGCATCGTCAAGAACGTGATCGCTTTGGCCGTTGGCATTTGTGACGGCAAGGGCATGGGGGACAACACCAAGGCATCTGTCATCACGCGCGGTTTGGCTGAGACCACCCGTTTGGCAATGGCGCTCGGTGGGCAACAAGAAACTCTGTCCGGTCTTGCTGGGCTGGGTGACCTTGTGGCGACGTGCGCCTCGCCGCTGTCCCGAAACCGCACGGCTGGCCGTTTGCTCGGGCAAGGGCACGCCGTTCAAGATTTAGCGCAGCACATGACCCAGACGGCGGAAGGCACAAAGTCCGCTGCCGCGGTCTTGCATCTTGCGCGAGAAAATAAAGTAGACATGCCGATCACCGAAGCAGTCGTTGCCGTCCTGGACGGTACTCTCACGGTGGACTCAATGGCTAACAAGCTCTTGGGACGGCAATTGAAATCGGAAGGTATCCCCTCATGA
- a CDS encoding lysophospholipid acyltransferase family protein, giving the protein MAESLKTRAVFGTLASIVRPAMAAIMAQKWTGFKDLPQGGFIACPNHTSEIDPLVVAVPLYVNGYLPRFLAKDSLFRVPVLGTFLRATGQIPVERTGLSANRSLKAARSVIDNSGAILIYTEGTLTRDPDLWPMRGKTGAARLALQTGAPVVPIVHWGTNEVMPRYAKKLNVFPRKTVRVHAGAPVDLSDLRDRPRTREILEEATSRITNALTRELAQLRGEEPPAVPWDPEKHGQAATGRGSFESAGTVTSGAEAAAVMESRQ; this is encoded by the coding sequence ATGGCAGAGTCGCTAAAAACCCGTGCAGTCTTCGGAACCCTCGCTTCGATTGTGCGTCCAGCAATGGCCGCAATCATGGCGCAGAAGTGGACTGGATTTAAAGATCTTCCTCAGGGCGGATTTATTGCATGCCCCAACCACACCTCTGAGATCGATCCATTGGTGGTTGCTGTTCCGTTGTATGTAAACGGGTATTTGCCGCGCTTCTTGGCGAAGGATTCGCTCTTTCGCGTCCCTGTCTTGGGAACCTTCCTGCGGGCTACGGGTCAGATTCCCGTGGAACGAACAGGTCTGAGCGCTAACCGTTCCCTCAAGGCCGCTCGTTCGGTTATTGACAACAGTGGCGCCATCCTGATTTACACGGAGGGAACGCTCACGCGTGATCCGGACTTGTGGCCTATGCGTGGAAAGACGGGTGCTGCGCGGCTGGCGCTTCAAACCGGAGCGCCCGTAGTGCCGATCGTTCACTGGGGCACCAATGAGGTCATGCCTCGTTATGCCAAGAAACTTAACGTGTTCCCACGCAAGACCGTTCGGGTTCACGCGGGTGCGCCCGTGGATCTGTCCGATTTGCGCGACCGTCCACGCACCAGGGAAATCCTGGAAGAGGCGACGTCACGTATTACCAATGCGCTGACAAGAGAACTTGCACAGCTTCGCGGGGAAGAACCACCGGCTGTTCCTTGGGATCCTGAAAAGCACGGCCAGGCTGCCACGGGACGCGGCAGTTTCGAATCCGCTGGGACTGTGACTTCTGGAGCCGAAGCCGCTGCTGTAATGGAGTCGCGTCAGTGA
- the murA gene encoding UDP-N-acetylglucosamine 1-carboxyvinyltransferase, which yields MQKVLTIRGGKPLEGTVHVRGAKNLVPKAMVAALLGDGPSVLRNVPEIKDVEVVTSLLTLHGVEVTKDPVTGDLTLDPSGAKTASAREIDAYAGDSRIPILLCGPLMHTIGEAFIPDLGGCRIGDRPIDYHLDALRQFGAIVDKVDGGISISARKGLRGTKLELDYPSVGATEQVLLTAVKADGITELKNAAVEPEILDLIAILQKMGALITVQTDRVIRIEGVKRLGGYNHRALPDRNEGASWASAALATKGDIYVQGADQQDLTSFLNTYRKIGGDFEVDDNGIRFFHPGGKLNPLVVETDVHPGFMTDWQQPLVVALTQAEGVSIVHETVYENRFGFTDALIRMGATIQLHRECLGAVPCRFGQRNFLHSAVITGPSKLRGVDFVIPDLRGGFSHIIAALAAEGVSNASGIDIISRGYEHFMDKLQGLGADVTLS from the coding sequence ATGCAAAAGGTACTCACCATCCGAGGTGGCAAGCCACTAGAAGGCACCGTTCACGTTCGCGGAGCCAAGAACCTTGTTCCCAAGGCGATGGTGGCCGCACTGCTCGGCGATGGTCCGTCCGTGCTTCGCAACGTTCCCGAGATCAAAGACGTCGAGGTTGTCACGTCACTGTTGACCCTGCACGGCGTTGAAGTCACTAAGGATCCAGTAACTGGTGATCTGACGTTGGATCCGAGCGGCGCGAAGACCGCATCTGCTCGTGAGATCGACGCATACGCTGGCGATTCCCGCATCCCGATCCTCTTGTGTGGTCCGCTGATGCACACCATCGGTGAAGCGTTCATTCCTGATCTTGGCGGCTGCCGTATCGGCGACCGCCCCATTGATTACCACCTTGATGCCTTGCGCCAGTTCGGTGCCATAGTGGACAAAGTCGATGGCGGTATCTCCATCTCGGCCCGTAAGGGTTTGCGCGGAACCAAGCTGGAGCTTGATTACCCATCCGTGGGCGCTACCGAGCAGGTTCTGTTGACCGCAGTTAAAGCAGACGGCATCACCGAACTTAAGAACGCCGCCGTAGAGCCTGAAATCCTGGACCTAATTGCCATCCTCCAGAAGATGGGTGCGCTCATCACGGTGCAGACGGATCGCGTGATCCGCATCGAAGGTGTGAAGCGTTTGGGCGGCTACAACCACCGTGCGCTTCCTGACCGCAACGAAGGTGCCAGCTGGGCCTCTGCTGCTTTGGCTACTAAGGGTGACATTTACGTTCAGGGCGCAGATCAGCAGGACCTCACCTCTTTCCTCAATACCTACCGCAAGATCGGTGGCGACTTCGAGGTTGATGACAACGGCATTCGCTTCTTCCACCCCGGTGGAAAGCTGAATCCCTTGGTCGTTGAAACTGACGTCCACCCAGGCTTCATGACGGACTGGCAGCAGCCGCTCGTCGTTGCACTGACTCAGGCTGAAGGTGTCTCGATCGTTCACGAAACCGTGTATGAGAACCGCTTCGGCTTCACGGACGCCTTGATCCGCATGGGGGCAACCATCCAGCTTCACCGCGAATGCTTGGGCGCCGTTCCGTGCCGCTTTGGCCAGCGTAACTTCTTGCACTCCGCTGTGATCACCGGTCCGTCCAAGCTTCGCGGCGTGGACTTTGTGATTCCGGATCTTCGTGGTGGTTTCTCCCACATCATTGCAGCGCTTGCCGCTGAAGGTGTCTCCAACGCTTCCGGCATCGACATCATCAGCCGCGGCTACGAGCACTTCATGGACAAGTTGCAAGGCCTAGGCGCAGACGTCACCCTGTCCTAA
- a CDS encoding glycosyltransferase family protein, whose protein sequence is MISKDGYELSDRTISMTPIDDVTKVIEVSAGTEITVFSESVSDDPSPRSALFALRFLDEDGVELEIPGWKSSSEKAGTYQYLVNADEIGVTTFGVEAPARSAMFVIQGVKWRSNVNTWILEDVIVVRQGIDPYPVQLPSGSTLPIHIRDFSQSLEIADSMKSVTISGQASLPSSKSTALLTVAFVDREGRKMLPPGHLPQNPVHGPFFQIKGDAGVVEFEFNVVPRPNVSSIEIKGVEWGDPEVTINGPLDVTPITSDFVDIDGFLSDIPEGEPLIVIDTTAPPMGDDTRALRPNNLAKAFARLGAWVIFLPFSSIQEFEPRFSDHILQVPRSEYGRLVETLIKRGMPNESTFISSSFPSLASVTLATRLKTEGWQVIYEARDDMEEFNRVGYSKWYAPSLERQMLTIADKVVSVSIGLDEKLVSMWPKLSDHVVVPNAVNRSVIDASADLRTQDQFDQRANSLVVGYVGHLTPAWFDWPAVLSAARMLPHVQFEIIGHGAPANLDLPSNVVILGPKTHEELASIVPTWKVGLIPFLDIPLTRSVDPNKIYEYFAWGLRCVTAPMGSVEEYPSTYVYRGAEQLVLQLQAALTEPYTAEEIKALEVMVQNSDWDSRARQCLDYYGIVVKESLNA, encoded by the coding sequence ATGATATCCAAGGACGGCTATGAGCTTTCCGACCGCACAATTTCAATGACACCCATTGATGATGTGACAAAAGTAATCGAAGTCTCAGCGGGGACTGAGATTACAGTATTCTCCGAGTCTGTCTCGGATGATCCTTCGCCACGTTCCGCTCTCTTTGCACTCCGGTTCTTGGATGAAGATGGCGTCGAGCTCGAAATTCCCGGCTGGAAAAGCTCTTCGGAAAAGGCTGGAACCTACCAGTACTTAGTCAATGCCGACGAAATCGGCGTGACAACATTTGGAGTTGAGGCGCCGGCTCGTTCCGCAATGTTCGTAATTCAGGGGGTCAAGTGGCGTTCCAACGTCAACACTTGGATCTTGGAAGACGTGATCGTCGTTCGACAAGGAATTGACCCCTACCCCGTTCAACTTCCCAGTGGCAGCACGCTACCTATTCATATTCGCGATTTCTCGCAGTCTCTCGAAATTGCGGATTCGATGAAGAGCGTCACAATTTCAGGGCAAGCTTCCCTGCCAAGTTCCAAGAGCACTGCGTTGCTAACTGTTGCGTTTGTTGATCGGGAAGGACGGAAGATGTTGCCCCCTGGTCATCTTCCGCAGAATCCAGTACACGGGCCATTTTTCCAGATCAAGGGTGATGCTGGCGTCGTGGAGTTCGAATTCAATGTAGTTCCTCGACCAAACGTCTCCTCAATAGAAATCAAGGGCGTTGAATGGGGGGATCCGGAAGTAACTATCAATGGACCACTCGACGTGACGCCAATCACGTCTGACTTTGTAGATATTGATGGGTTCCTGTCTGATATCCCAGAGGGCGAACCCCTCATCGTTATCGACACTACGGCACCACCTATGGGGGACGACACTCGTGCTCTTCGACCGAACAATCTGGCTAAGGCATTTGCTCGTTTGGGTGCGTGGGTAATTTTCTTGCCATTCTCTTCCATCCAGGAATTCGAACCGCGCTTCTCGGATCATATTTTGCAGGTCCCACGAAGTGAGTACGGACGGCTGGTTGAGACTCTGATAAAGCGGGGAATGCCAAACGAATCTACGTTCATTTCCAGCTCTTTCCCGAGTCTAGCTTCGGTAACTTTGGCAACGAGACTAAAAACCGAGGGCTGGCAGGTCATCTACGAGGCTAGGGATGACATGGAAGAATTCAACCGAGTCGGATACTCAAAGTGGTACGCACCTTCCTTGGAACGGCAGATGCTCACCATTGCGGACAAGGTTGTCAGCGTTAGTATTGGGCTCGATGAAAAATTAGTCTCTATGTGGCCAAAACTGAGTGATCACGTTGTGGTTCCAAATGCCGTTAACCGCTCTGTGATCGACGCTTCGGCTGATTTGAGAACTCAAGACCAGTTTGACCAACGAGCAAACAGTCTCGTTGTCGGATACGTTGGACACCTCACTCCCGCATGGTTCGACTGGCCAGCCGTCCTGTCAGCAGCTCGTATGCTCCCTCATGTTCAGTTTGAGATCATTGGCCATGGCGCTCCTGCAAACCTTGATCTTCCAAGCAACGTAGTTATTCTTGGCCCAAAGACCCATGAAGAGCTTGCCTCCATCGTTCCAACCTGGAAAGTCGGCTTGATCCCGTTCCTCGACATTCCATTGACTCGATCAGTGGACCCGAACAAAATCTACGAGTATTTCGCTTGGGGACTGCGATGCGTGACCGCCCCCATGGGCAGCGTCGAGGAATACCCCTCCACCTATGTCTATCGAGGTGCGGAGCAACTAGTTCTGCAATTGCAAGCAGCCCTCACTGAACCATACACAGCTGAAGAGATTAAAGCGCTAGAAGTGATGGTTCAGAACAGCGACTGGGATAGTCGCGCTCGTCAATGCCTCGACTACTACGGAATCGTTGTTAAGGAGTCCCTAAATGCGTAA
- a CDS encoding glycosyltransferase family protein, with amino-acid sequence MRKLIVYPNLSKGGVSAVIRGRATAEPQNTFDTLFFNDKGGADSFVDLHNVETVVVTSSRAKNYANFLSNQVQYDEISVLSAPEIANELSALEQNAVHYEFHSSDMGIIENEIKILELDRLAAIHAPSQVMLDKIRDLLPRRTWKRLTVLPNLVDTTNFTVDGPASFFENSGFDDSGKIPLLWIGRFDSGKAFAHFARLLGSLPDNYVGHVVVSLEDDPTRANKFLSECAAMGVLSRVRIYLNLSPKTMANAYRSVRDAKGWLVSTSLNESFGYAVAEATSCGLRAAVSDLPVWDLFESSGLLHRVPSGAVVRLAQVIQTEQ; translated from the coding sequence ATGCGTAAACTCATTGTTTACCCCAACCTTTCCAAAGGTGGCGTTAGCGCAGTAATTCGCGGAAGAGCTACCGCCGAGCCCCAGAACACATTTGACACACTCTTTTTCAACGACAAGGGTGGCGCAGACAGCTTTGTCGACCTACATAATGTGGAAACTGTTGTTGTAACCAGCTCACGAGCAAAGAACTACGCCAATTTCTTGTCGAATCAGGTGCAATACGACGAAATCTCCGTTTTAAGCGCGCCAGAAATCGCAAATGAATTGTCTGCTCTGGAACAGAACGCCGTCCACTATGAATTTCACTCGTCGGATATGGGAATTATCGAGAATGAAATCAAGATTCTTGAACTTGATAGACTCGCCGCAATTCATGCCCCGTCGCAAGTGATGCTGGATAAAATCCGTGACTTGTTGCCTCGAAGAACTTGGAAACGATTGACGGTTCTGCCGAACCTGGTTGACACGACAAACTTTACGGTGGACGGTCCAGCAAGCTTCTTCGAAAATTCTGGCTTCGACGATTCCGGAAAGATCCCTCTACTCTGGATCGGGCGCTTTGACAGCGGTAAGGCATTTGCGCATTTCGCCAGATTATTGGGAAGTCTGCCAGATAATTATGTCGGTCATGTTGTCGTCAGCCTCGAAGACGATCCAACAAGAGCTAATAAGTTCCTTAGCGAGTGCGCTGCTATGGGAGTTCTCAGTAGAGTTCGCATATACCTTAATCTTTCGCCAAAAACTATGGCGAATGCATATCGTTCGGTCAGGGACGCGAAGGGATGGTTGGTTTCAACATCCCTAAACGAATCCTTTGGGTATGCAGTTGCAGAAGCCACGTCCTGCGGACTTCGAGCCGCCGTTTCAGATCTTCCCGTATGGGATCTTTTCGAGTCGTCCGGACTCCTGCATCGAGTACCAAGCGGTGCCGTCGTACGTCTGGCGCAAGTAATTCAGACTGAACAATAA
- a CDS encoding ATP-grasp fold amidoligase family protein — translation MDYFERMSRRINRFEEGLPERLGEKAFIRPFADSIGVRTPALLFQGSLSALLEFDFPEEFVVKPEYLSTSKGVYLLAKRGTDFQSLVSSEQMTIETLRMSYEELAENYYSDSQRGQYLVEELLRDDSGDVPPADIRAYMFQGTCGFILIEDHMRERTRASYFNGDFTPMLDVHERFGIADKALHLEEIVERAAPDNASEILAVARRVSIAVPSAFCRVDMYTSGKHVYLGEITLFPGTFYYKNRKLMSEKEAIRLGNLWEEAEARLAGSCLSPAKDESNV, via the coding sequence ATGGACTATTTCGAGCGCATGAGTCGACGAATCAATAGATTCGAGGAGGGACTGCCTGAAAGACTTGGCGAGAAAGCATTCATACGTCCTTTTGCGGATTCCATCGGTGTACGAACACCAGCGCTCCTATTTCAAGGGAGCCTGTCAGCGTTATTGGAGTTCGATTTCCCAGAAGAATTTGTTGTAAAGCCAGAGTATCTTTCCACCTCGAAAGGCGTATATCTCCTCGCCAAGCGTGGTACTGATTTCCAGAGCCTCGTTTCATCGGAGCAAATGACGATCGAAACACTCAGAATGAGTTACGAAGAATTGGCTGAAAATTACTACTCTGACTCTCAACGTGGCCAATATCTTGTGGAAGAGTTACTCAGGGACGACAGCGGAGATGTTCCGCCGGCCGATATTCGCGCCTATATGTTTCAGGGCACTTGTGGTTTTATTCTGATAGAGGACCACATGCGAGAGAGAACCCGAGCTTCGTACTTCAACGGTGATTTCACGCCAATGCTCGATGTTCACGAAAGATTTGGTATCGCTGATAAGGCATTGCATCTTGAGGAAATCGTTGAACGAGCTGCCCCAGATAATGCCTCTGAAATACTCGCAGTGGCCCGGCGGGTCTCAATAGCAGTCCCCTCAGCATTTTGCAGAGTTGACATGTATACCTCAGGAAAGCATGTCTATCTCGGCGAAATAACGCTCTTTCCTGGGACTTTCTATTATAAAAACCGCAAGCTTATGAGTGAGAAAGAAGCGATTAGACTTGGAAATTTATGGGAAGAGGCGGAAGCACGTTTAGCAGGTTCATGCCTTAGCCCTGCCAAAGATGAATCAAACGTATAG
- a CDS encoding IS3 family transposase (programmed frameshift) has protein sequence MPKQFPPEVRDRAVRMTMDRLSEYPSVYAACKALAPKLGVGPESLRRWVVQAQIDAGEKTGPSTDELEEIKRLRAEVRDLKESNEILKQASNFLREGARPSPPLICRFIDEMRAEGYAVESICAVLREQGVRVAARTYRAWKKRLPALRTIEDARLTDALRAVKVPDAKGRPRPEIIYGRRKMTQWLRRNGFPEASKHTVDRLMREEGMNGLVRGRKTRTTIPGKDGRRAGDLVNRDFTAAAPNQIWVTDFTYVPVYSGFVYVALVIDLYSRAILGWETSTVKDTAFVEHCLRMALWRREHTGRPAPTGLIHHSDAGSQYTSIRYTDTLALEGLQPSIGSVGDAYDNAAAETVMGLFKNEAVAKDSPFRSGALKTETDVMEIVFEWVHWYNNERLHSALDHQTPEEYEQTYYDLQTSSLPDDAANKQAA, from the exons ATGCCCAAGCAGTTCCCGCCCGAAGTTCGTGACCGTGCAGTGCGCATGACCATGGATCGGTTGTCCGAATACCCGTCTGTCTATGCTGCCTGCAAGGCACTGGCCCCGAAGCTCGGGGTGGGCCCTGAATCGCTCCGGCGCTGGGTTGTCCAGGCTCAAATCGATGCCGGTGAGAAGACCGGACCAAGCACTGATGAGTTGGAGGAAATCAAGCGGCTCCGGGCTGAGGTGCGGGACTTGAAAGAGTCTAACGAGATCCTGAAACAGGCCTCGA ATTTTCTTCGCGAGGGAGCTCGACCCTCGCCGCCGTTGATCTGTCGATTCATCGACGAAATGCGCGCTGAAGGTTACGCGGTCGAGTCGATCTGTGCCGTCCTGCGGGAGCAGGGCGTGCGGGTCGCCGCACGAACCTACCGGGCGTGGAAGAAACGCCTTCCAGCCCTGCGCACCATCGAAGACGCCCGCCTCACCGATGCACTTCGTGCTGTGAAAGTCCCCGACGCGAAGGGACGCCCCCGTCCCGAGATCATCTACGGACGGCGGAAAATGACACAGTGGCTGCGCCGTAACGGCTTCCCGGAAGCCTCCAAACACACCGTGGACCGGCTCATGCGCGAAGAAGGCATGAACGGGCTCGTCAGAGGCCGCAAGACCCGCACCACCATCCCCGGCAAGGACGGCCGCCGTGCCGGGGACCTGGTGAACCGGGACTTCACCGCCGCGGCTCCGAACCAGATCTGGGTCACTGATTTTACGTACGTCCCGGTCTACTCCGGATTCGTCTACGTTGCCCTGGTCATCGACCTGTATTCCCGGGCGATCCTCGGCTGGGAAACTTCAACCGTCAAGGACACCGCGTTTGTCGAACACTGCCTGCGGATGGCCTTGTGGCGGCGCGAACACACCGGCCGCCCGGCACCGACGGGACTAATTCACCACAGCGATGCCGGAAGCCAGTACACCTCGATCCGGTACACCGACACCCTGGCCTTGGAGGGCCTACAACCGTCCATTGGCAGCGTTGGTGACGCCTATGACAACGCAGCAGCCGAGACCGTGATGGGGTTGTTCAAGAACGAGGCCGTTGCGAAGGATTCACCGTTCCGCAGCGGGGCGTTGAAGACCGAAACCGACGTCATGGAAATCGTCTTCGAGTGGGTCCACTGGTACAACAACGAACGCCTGCATTCCGCCCTGGACCACCAAACGCCAGAGGAATACGAGCAGACATATTATGATCTACAAACCAGCTCGTTACCCGACGACGCCGCCAACAAACAAGCGGCATGA